The uncultured Trichococcus sp. DNA window TAGGGCCAGTGATAGTTCGTATACCGCAGAAGGCGTAGGTTTAGCATCTTTACCTCTTATAGAGAAGATGCAAGTTGATTATCTAGGTAATTTAAGTAAAGTCAAAGAAAGAACCAGACAAACATTCTCCAATATGAAGAGGTGACAGCGATGGGGTTTCGAAATATTTATATAGAAAATCCAGCCCGATTAAGCATCAAAAATCGTCAACTGATTATTTCACAGGACCAGGATATTTCGATCCCTGTTGACGATATTGATAGCATTGTGATTGATTCTTTACAATGCACATTAACAGCACCAACCATTTCTTTTTTGGCAGAAAATCAAGTTGTCCTCTATACATGCAATAAGCAGCATATGCCCTGTGCTGTTTTGAATCCACTCGGAAATCATTCAAGGAAGCTAATCATCCTACAGAATCAGATGGGTGTGACTAAACGATTCAAAGATAGGGCTTGGCAAAAAATCATTCGGCAAAAAGTGTTGAATCAAGCTAGGTGTTTGGAGCTGACTTCTTCTCCCAATGTGGCTGAAGTGAATAAGTTGGCCACAGAAGTTTTGGAAGGAGACAAGTCTTTCAAAGAATCTAGTGCAGCAGCCCTATATTTTCGTTCACTTTTCGATACAAATTTTAATCGCAGGCATGAAACGGTTCATAACGCTGCGCTTAATTATGGATATGCCATAGTGCGTGGAGCGATATCCAGGGATTTGTGTGCATATGGTTTTGAGCCAGCACTGGGAATCCACCACCACAATGAACTGAACGCATTCAATCTTGCGGACGATCTGATTGAACCGTTCAGGCCATATGTAGATTTATGGGTGGCACAAAATGTTGATCCCGAAGAAAAAGTTCTTACTTCCTCTTACAAACGTGATCTTGTTTCCTTATTATTTACAGAAGTAAAAATCGATAATGAATTACATTCCCTTACCAATGCAATCCGAAAAACTGTATCTTCCTACACAAGTTGTTGCAGAAATAATTCAACGGCTCATCTGAAATTACCAGAATTGATCCCGTTGCGACCGCACGAGTATGAGTAGCCGGTTTATGAGAATGGTGGTTATGTTCGACTTACCCGTGGAAACAAGAGAACAAAGAAAAATTGCAACAAAATTTAGGAAATACCTATTGGATGAGGGATATGTAATGATGCAGTTCTCGGTTTACTATCGAATCTGTAACGGAAAAGATATGGTGAATAAATATCTGTTGCGCTTGGAAGATAATGTTCCGGAAAAGGGTTCTGTCAGGTTGATTACCTTGACAGAAAAGCAATTTAGTGAAATGAAAGTTTTGGTAGGTGGCGTTTCACCTATAGAAGAGAAGCTGGATTCCAGTAATCTGTCAGTATTTTAGACACGTCAAACGGCCCTACATAGTTGATATGAAGGGCTTTTTCGCGCGAGGTGTTTTATTTTAGCCGATTTTGTAAGGAAACTATAGCCATCGAATGAAGTCCCGGTCGCTGACATAAGTTTTATTTTAGCCGATTTTGTAAGGAAACTATAGCAAATTGTATTTCCATCATGTCTGCCATATGGTTTTATTTTAGCCGATTTTGTAAGGAAACTATAGCGCTTCTGCATAGGATTCGCCGGTATTTTTTGTTTTATTTTAGCCGATTTTGTAAGGAAACTATAGCCTTATCGTAACAATTTCAATTCCTTTTTCTGTTTTATTTTAGCCGATTTTGTAAGGAAACTATAGCAGTGGCGTCAATTTCTTTGTATAGGGGGAAGTTTTATTTTAGCCGATTTTGTAAGGAAACTATAGCATTTGATTCTGCTTGCCAAATATGCTTCCAGTTTTATTTTAGCCGATTTTGTAAGGAAACTATAGCTCAAATACGATAAGCTTCTTCTCTCTATCTGTTTTATTTTAGCCGATTTTGTAAGGAAACTATAGCGTATGTTCCTTCAGAAATGCCAATGGCTTCGTTTTATTTTAGCCGATTTTGTAAGGAAACTATAGCGCTGATGGCTTTGGTCGGTATGCAGGGGACGTTTTATTTTAGCCGATTTTGTAAGGAAACTATAGCGAGGTGGACAACTACGCGCGCCCGGCCTACGTTTTATTTTAGCCGATTTTGTAAGGAAACTATAGCGCTGAATGTTCGTATACTCCTTGATGCCGGGTTTTATTTTAGCCGATTTTGTAAGGAAACTATAGCCGTATTGTTTAGCCATGTTAATCAATCTCCGTTTTATTTTAGCCGATTTTGTAAGGAAACTATAGCTCATGGCACTATCCCCTTTATAATTTATTCGTTTTATTTTAGCCGATTTTGTAAGGAAACTATAGCAAAGTAACTGATGTTTGAAGTAACATGTAGGTTTTATTTTAGCCGATTTTGTAAGGAAACTATAGCATAAGGAGGGATAAAATGGCACGGACGAAAGTTTTATTTTAGCCGATTTTGTAAGGAAACTATAGCCGGTTTAGATGTAACAATAATCAAATACATGTTTTATTTTAGCCGATTTTGTAAGGAAACTATAGCCGATCGTGATAGATGTATATTTACTAGCTAGTTTTATTTTAGCCGATTTTGTAAGGAAACTATAGCTGGCGGGCAAGAGAGGTGTGGAGGTTTTTAGTTTTATTTTAGCCGATTTTGTAAGGAAACTATAGCTTGTTATCAATCACTCGTTCAAAGTCATCAGTTTTATTTTAGCCGATTTTGTAAGGAAACTATAGCTGTAATTGCCGAGTGTTTCTCTTGCGTGTAGTTTTATTTTAGCCGATTTTGTAAGGAAACTATAGCTACCCGATGGTTTGTTAGTGTTGAATACGAGTTTTATTTTAGCCGATTTTGTAAGGAAACTATAGCAGCACACAAAGCGTGGATTACTTGACCGAGGTTTTATTTTAGCCGATTTTGTAAGGAAACTATAGCTTGCTTGTATATGATCGTTGTATTTATTCAGTTTTATTTTAGCCGATTTTGTAAGGAAACTATAGCTTAATAGATAAGTATAAAGCATGGTTTCATGTTTTATTTTAGCCGATTTTGTAAGGAAACTATAGCCGCTTTCCGAGTTTTTCACGACCTTTATAAGTTTTATTTTAGCCGATTTTGTAAGGAAACTATAGCGAAAAGGCATGTGGATTGGCGAAGCTTACAGTTTTATTTTAGCCGATTTTGTAAGGAAACTATAGCATCTTGCTTCTTAATTCATAGGTTTTGGCCGTTTTATTTTAGCCGATTTTGTAAGGAAACTATAGCCAACGGTTTGATTAACTCTTTTAAATAAGAGTTTTATTTTAGCCGATTTTGTAAGGAAACTATAGCTTCAAGGCTTTGGGGGTTCGGGGGGGTCGAGTTTTATTTTAGCCGATTTTGTAAGGAAACTATAGCCGTGAACCTCATCGAATAGGGCTCCATGTAGTTTTATTTTAGCCGATTTTGTAAGGAAACTATAGCAGTTTTGCCGTTGCATTATTGGTTAACTCCGTTTTATTTTAGCCGATTTTGTAAGGAAACTATAGCATTTGAATTTCGTGACAACTCACCGCCTTAGTTTTATTTTAGCCGATTTTGTAAGGAAACTATAGCAGTGTGATTGCTTC harbors:
- the cas1 gene encoding type II CRISPR-associated endonuclease Cas1, which gives rise to MGFRNIYIENPARLSIKNRQLIISQDQDISIPVDDIDSIVIDSLQCTLTAPTISFLAENQVVLYTCNKQHMPCAVLNPLGNHSRKLIILQNQMGVTKRFKDRAWQKIIRQKVLNQARCLELTSSPNVAEVNKLATEVLEGDKSFKESSAAALYFRSLFDTNFNRRHETVHNAALNYGYAIVRGAISRDLCAYGFEPALGIHHHNELNAFNLADDLIEPFRPYVDLWVAQNVDPEEKVLTSSYKRDLVSLLFTEVKIDNELHSLTNAIRKTVSSYTSCCRNNSTAHLKLPELIPLRPHEYE